Within the Musa acuminata AAA Group cultivar baxijiao unplaced genomic scaffold, Cavendish_Baxijiao_AAA HiC_scaffold_696, whole genome shotgun sequence genome, the region AGAGAAGGCGACGCTTTGTGATTCGCGCCCGCCACCCCGACGTGAGCCGGAAGGCATTAATTGTCGAATCATTAATGCACATCACATTTGCATGAGCTCAACATGTGGAAATCGAAGTGGGTCATGATATGATCTCCGAGAGGGTTTTAATCCAAAGTCATGTAGTtcggaaaagaagaaagaagaagatgaagaaactCTTTATAAACATGGattatatttcttttcttattataagaagaagaagaagaagaagaagaagaagaagagatgatgGAAAGTGCAGTTGGAAGTGCAATTTTAAgctggggagaaaataaatgaaaagaaaaaaatgtaaCCAAAATAATCCCTCCCTACAAATGGAAATGAATTATGTAGTTTTTCATTTTGTGGGAATCATTAAGAATTCTATGTTTCAAGATTTGTGTATGTATGTCCAATCTTCATAGTATTAATCATTTGATTGCTTTCGAGTTaattaaacaaagaagaagaagaagaagaaaagcagcAGTAGGTTTCCATTCTTTTAATGGCTGCTGGTGATCCAGTAGGGGACAGCAGTGGCATTGACGGGTTGGTGGAGAAGACAGTGGCCTTGGCTGCCTGTGTGCACCAGCTGACATGCCCCGACCATAAATGGGGGAAGCTGTGGACTGAAGGCTCCCTGCAGCCACACTTTTCCGCACACACACCAAAACCTGATGccaacacttcttcttcttcttcttcttctttctccactGGGCAACAACCACCTTCTCAACTAGTGTACCTTCTCCTAGGATGGATGATCTCATTCTTTCCTCGGCTccagtgctctctctctctctctctctctctctcagctcaTTACCCTCTCAGTTCTAGGGAAGCAAAAGAATCTTCCTGTGTTGTTACATGCCAAAACCTTCCAAACCCTCTCTCTCTGCCTTCTTCTTCCGAGAGTACCATTGCTAATCATTTCAACATCTGAAACTTCCCCCCCTCCCTTTTCAGCTTTAGCCATCACCGGAGATATCGAGTACAGACAAGCCTCGCATTCTTTCTAGGCATGCCTTCCTGTAATCTTCACCTGATGAAAATGGAAAGCATGGCTTATTATTCATTGGTTTACACAGCAATAAGTCACATAGTACTGTTCCTGAAGAACCTCGACTTTGCAGAGACGAAGCTGGCAAAAGATGTTATGATTTGATGTTCGTTGACCGACACTAAGTCAAGTCTCAAAGAAGAGACTTTTTGGAGGCATGCATTGATCTGATTCTACTGTGAGGGAGATGGACATCTTCTGGATTTCTTTGGTTTCGGTGGATCTAACAAGGAAAAGCTGTAACGAATGCCATGAACAGGTCAACAGGTGATCTCGAGCCTGGGCTCGAAGCAGAAGCCAGTGAAGAGCTGCAGGGGGAACCTCTTCGTCACGGGCGACTTGGCGGACCACCTCCACTGCTTCAGGCTCATGTCGAAGGTGAGCAGAGCCGGGGATCCAAAGCTTTGTATGTAGATGAGGTCGTCGGTGCCGCTGCTGGCGAAGACATCGTCCAACTCACCGAACCCCTGGAAGAACTTGTGGGGCATCCGAGCAACCTCTCGCCATGCCTCCTTGTGAAGCTCCCAGATGCCGATCCCCTTGATGATGCCCGGCCGGTCGTGTTTCCCGATCCCACCGACCATGACCAGCCTCTCCCGGAGGTTCATCAGCCGTCCGCAGGTCAGCGAACATGGGACAGGGATGGCCATGCGCATGAGCGGCGTGCGAGAAGACCTCGTGGAGAGATCATACATGACCAGGCAGTGTCTGGACTCGGCATTTCCCAGAACACCTGTGGGGTAGATCAAGGAGTAGAGGACTCCATCGCAGATCACGCACTCATCCCCTCCCCTCCATCCAACCAGTACTTCTCTGATAGCGGTCACCCATGTCCTAGTCTCCGACTCGTAGATGTGGATCGAGAAGTCCCACTGGTAGTAGTCCTGCGGCACCTGCTTGCACTTTGCCACCGCGACCACGTAGCCGTGAGACCTCCTGTCCACGGACATGGCGAGTGCGGTGTAGTCAGGGAACTCACCACCGGGCGCATCCTGCAGCCTCTTCCAGTCCTTGGTGATCGGGTTGCAGACGAACACCCGGCTCCTGTTCTCGCCATCCATCAGGCAGACCAGCCCGCAGGAGGATGAAGTGGACCAGTTGCTGTTCTCGATGCAGGGGAATCGGAAGCCGTACCACTTCCGGAGGCTGGGGTCGTAGGCGTAGCCACCAACCACGTCGTCGCTGCAGGTGAACATGAAGTACCATGGCCTCTGCGGCGACATGGCAATCCACGAACGTCTCCCGGCATGTACAGCTTCGTGCCATCTTTTGCACACACAGCCCGACCTGATGATGCTGACGATGGGCAAGAAGGAGAAGACCTTCTCCAGTAGGTCATCAGGCAAGACGGCGTCCAGCGAGACTAATGTGCTTCCTTCTCGGCAACCACTAGTGTCCTCAGGAATCGCTCTCAATCCAGCAAGCTCGGTTCGGTGGAAGGAAGCAGGACATGATTCCCGGGATGCCTCACCTTCCATGAAGCAGAACGGAAGAACCTGAGGGAACGATTACCAGAAGAAGAATCAAATCTACATAATCGGCAAACCAGAGATACGGATCCAACTCTGGCAGCTGCACGAGATCGAGATTGGTTTTGGCCACCTCCGAAAGATAGCTCAGATGAGACAAAATCAAACACATTAGCAGACTCAAATCACGAAGAACCAACAACAGGCCTTGGAAATGTGCCAAAGCATTACAGGTAGGCGAACACTCGACAAGCCAATATCCCATGATACTATGAAATGCTGGTCTTGTCACATCTAATCACTGTAATCCGTAAGGACTAATAACAAAaggaaaacataaataaatagCCTCAGCAATAAAAAAAATGGAGAAATAATAGCAATAATGCAATTGATGACAGTGAAAACAAAATGATGCTAATCATGACCATGATGATaccaagaaataataataataataataaataaataaataaatgctgTACCTTATCAGAAGAAGATTAGGCAAGAAGAGACAGCCAGATCCAAAACTTTATGTGCTTGGTTCTTTCTCTTAGTATGAAAGAGACATGTTTGTTGCCCTCTAATATGTATTCTTCTTCAAGATTTGCAG harbors:
- the LOC135663290 gene encoding F-box/kelch-repeat protein At3g61590-like — its product is MEGEASRESCPASFHRTELAGLRAIPEDTSGCREGSTLVSLDAVLPDDLLEKVFSFLPIVSIIRSGCVCKRWHEAVHAGRRSWIAMSPQRPWYFMFTCSDDVVGGYAYDPSLRKWYGFRFPCIENSNWSTSSSCGLVCLMDGENRSRVFVCNPITKDWKRLQDAPGGEFPDYTALAMSVDRRSHGYVVAVAKCKQVPQDYYQWDFSIHIYESETRTWVTAIREVLVGWRGGDECVICDGVLYSLIYPTGVLGNAESRHCLVMYDLSTRSSRTPLMRMAIPVPCSLTCGRLMNLRERLVMVGGIGKHDRPGIIKGIGIWELHKEAWREVARMPHKFFQGFGELDDVFASSGTDDLIYIQSFGSPALLTFDMSLKQWRWSAKSPVTKRFPLQLFTGFCFEPRLEITC